In one Corallococcus sp. EGB genomic region, the following are encoded:
- a CDS encoding nucleotidyl transferase AbiEii/AbiGii toxin family protein, with product MRVAGPAAYLAAKVDALRNRPKNKDAYDIVWMVESWPGGQAGLAPVIRESPIHADPLFQQALVALAQEFADLDAAGARKYARFMSAPGVGLDQSARRASSAVKLLLAELAARRL from the coding sequence CTGAGGGTCGCAGGCCCTGCCGCCTACCTCGCCGCGAAGGTGGATGCGCTGCGGAACCGCCCCAAGAACAAGGATGCCTACGACATCGTCTGGATGGTCGAGTCCTGGCCCGGAGGACAGGCTGGACTCGCTCCCGTCATCCGGGAGAGCCCCATCCACGCGGATCCGCTGTTCCAGCAGGCCCTCGTCGCCCTGGCCCAGGAATTCGCCGACCTCGACGCGGCGGGCGCGCGGAAGTACGCCCGCTTCATGTCGGCGCCAGGTGTCGGCCTGGATCAATCCGCCCGGCGCGCGAGCAGCGCGGTGAAGCTGCTGCTGGCGGAGCTCGCGGCGCGGCGGTTATAG
- the gloA gene encoding lactoylglutathione lyase: MRILHTMLRVGDLEKSLDFYTRVLGMTLLRRQDYPDGRFTLAFVGYGPEDTHPALELTHNWDTAKYELGNAYGHIALGVTDIHATANAIRQAGGRVVREPGPMKHGTTVIAFVEDPDGYKVELIQQKP, translated from the coding sequence ATGCGCATCCTCCACACCATGCTCCGTGTCGGCGACCTGGAGAAGTCGCTCGACTTCTACACCCGCGTGCTCGGCATGACGCTCCTGCGCCGCCAGGACTACCCGGACGGTCGGTTCACCCTCGCCTTCGTGGGCTACGGCCCCGAGGACACCCACCCCGCCCTGGAGCTCACCCACAACTGGGACACGGCGAAGTACGAGCTGGGCAATGCCTATGGCCACATCGCCCTGGGCGTCACCGACATCCACGCCACCGCCAATGCCATCCGTCAGGCCGGCGGCAGGGTCGTCCGCGAGCCCGGCCCCATGAAGCACGGCACCACCGTCATCGCCTTCGTCGAGGACCCGGACGGCTACAAGGTGGAGCTCATCCAGCAGAAGCCCTGA
- the mgtE gene encoding magnesium transporter, producing the protein MVESPQTQNALSPDELHEAWAVLSADERLEGFRLLPAAVADDFFLGLTAREQGELILSLPQGERRTWVRLLPPDDLADLVQAVEPEQVDAILSQLDDASRREVNVLLAYSEDDAGGLMNPRFARVRPDMSIDEAIGYLRKQAREKVETVYYAYVLDAEQRLQGVLSLRQLFQAAPDKRVADVMIREVITVAENTDQEAVSRTFSEHSFMAMPVVDEQRRMKGIVTVDDIVDVVQEEATEDIQKVGGMEALDAPYFDVGFMAMLKKRAGWLMVLFLGEMLTATAMGYFEHEIARAVVLSLFIPLIISSGGNSGSQATTLIIRSLALSEMRLKDWWRVARRELITGLALGAVLGLVGFTRVMVWQGLFHSYGEHALLIGLTVGASLVGVVTFGTLSGSMLPFILRRVGFDPASASAPFVATLVDVSGLVIYFTAASLILRGTLL; encoded by the coding sequence ATGGTGGAGAGTCCCCAGACCCAGAACGCGCTATCCCCCGACGAGCTCCACGAGGCCTGGGCAGTGCTGTCCGCGGACGAGCGCCTGGAGGGATTCCGCCTGCTGCCCGCGGCGGTGGCGGACGACTTCTTCCTCGGCCTCACCGCGCGCGAACAGGGCGAGCTCATCCTCAGCCTCCCCCAGGGCGAGCGCCGCACCTGGGTCCGCCTGCTCCCCCCGGACGACCTGGCCGACCTGGTCCAGGCCGTGGAGCCGGAGCAGGTGGACGCCATCCTGTCGCAGCTGGATGACGCCAGCCGCCGCGAGGTGAACGTCCTGCTGGCGTACTCGGAGGACGACGCGGGCGGTCTGATGAACCCTCGCTTCGCCCGCGTGCGCCCGGACATGAGCATCGACGAGGCCATCGGGTACCTGCGCAAGCAGGCGCGTGAGAAGGTGGAGACCGTCTATTACGCCTACGTGCTGGACGCCGAGCAGCGGCTCCAGGGCGTGCTGTCCCTGCGCCAGCTCTTCCAGGCCGCGCCGGACAAGCGCGTGGCGGACGTGATGATTCGCGAGGTCATCACCGTCGCGGAGAACACGGACCAGGAGGCGGTGAGCCGCACCTTCTCCGAGCACAGCTTCATGGCCATGCCCGTGGTGGACGAGCAGCGGCGCATGAAGGGCATCGTCACGGTGGACGACATCGTGGACGTCGTCCAGGAAGAGGCCACGGAGGACATCCAGAAGGTCGGCGGCATGGAGGCCCTGGACGCGCCCTACTTCGACGTGGGCTTCATGGCCATGCTCAAGAAGCGCGCCGGCTGGCTGATGGTGCTCTTCCTGGGGGAGATGCTCACCGCCACGGCCATGGGCTACTTCGAGCACGAGATTGCCCGCGCCGTCGTGCTGAGCCTCTTCATCCCGCTCATCATCAGCTCCGGCGGCAACTCCGGCAGCCAGGCCACCACGCTCATCATCCGGTCGCTGGCGCTGTCGGAGATGCGGCTGAAGGACTGGTGGCGCGTGGCCCGGCGGGAGCTGATCACGGGCCTGGCGCTGGGCGCGGTGCTGGGCCTGGTGGGCTTCACGCGCGTGATGGTGTGGCAGGGCCTGTTCCACAGCTATGGCGAGCACGCGCTCCTCATTGGCCTGACGGTGGGCGCGTCGCTGGTGGGCGTGGTGACGTTCGGCACGCTGTCCGGTTCCATGCTGCCGTTCATCCTCCGGCGCGTGGGCTTCGACCCCGCGAGCGCGTCCGCGCCCTTCGTGGCCACGCTGGTGGACGTGTCCGGACTCGTCATCTACTTCACGGCCGCGAGCCTCATCCTGCGCGGCACCCTCCTGTAG
- a CDS encoding SDR family NAD(P)-dependent oxidoreductase, with product MNVLVTGATAGIGQAIARRFVKEGARVIAAGRRSDRLEALKAELGERLLPVTLDVTDKAAVKAAFAALPADFAQVDVLVNNAGLALGLEPAQTARLEDWDVVVDTNVKGLLYCTREALTGMVARNRGHVINIGSIAGEFPYPGGNVYGATKAFVHQFTLNLRADLHGTALRVTDIQPGLLGGTEFSNVRFRGDGAKAAALYDNTQPLTPEDVADTAYWVATRPAHVNINVISMMPVVQAFGPLPVKRGG from the coding sequence ATGAACGTGCTGGTGACAGGGGCCACGGCGGGCATCGGGCAGGCCATCGCGCGCCGCTTCGTGAAGGAGGGCGCGCGCGTCATCGCCGCCGGACGGCGGAGCGACCGGCTGGAGGCGCTGAAGGCGGAGCTGGGCGAACGGCTGCTGCCGGTGACGCTGGACGTGACGGACAAGGCGGCGGTGAAGGCGGCGTTCGCCGCGCTGCCCGCGGACTTCGCGCAGGTGGACGTGCTGGTGAACAACGCGGGGCTCGCGTTGGGGCTGGAGCCCGCGCAGACGGCGCGGCTGGAGGACTGGGACGTGGTGGTGGACACCAACGTGAAGGGCCTCCTGTACTGCACGCGGGAAGCGCTCACGGGCATGGTGGCGCGCAACCGGGGCCACGTCATCAACATCGGCTCCATCGCGGGCGAGTTCCCCTATCCGGGCGGCAACGTGTACGGCGCGACGAAGGCGTTCGTGCATCAGTTCACGCTCAACCTGCGCGCGGACCTGCACGGCACCGCCCTGCGCGTCACCGACATCCAGCCGGGGCTCCTGGGCGGCACGGAGTTCTCCAACGTGCGCTTCCGCGGCGACGGCGCGAAGGCCGCCGCGCTCTACGACAACACCCAGCCGCTCACGCCCGAGGACGTCGCGGACACGGCGTACTGGGTGGCCACGCGCCCCGCGCACGTGAACATCAACGTCATCTCCATGATGCCGGTGGTGCAGGCCTTCGGACCGCTGCCGGTGAAGCGCGGCGGCTGA
- a CDS encoding tetratricopeptide repeat protein, which yields MTRRWSRWACVLAVGALAVTGCRDKPVDHMQRARDAIFEKRPDEALVEYRKAYEMLLRDDSPEALVMRARALKGAADVYWLEQRKVKEAVSVYRQLIQQCPESPEALDARIILAELLRVHYRDLRGSIDQLTAALHRNPPQSAELQYQVAKTYFELQDYPQCELEAKKLPERFATSPYVDDALFLQAQALAMVEGKRQEALRTYADLRTRFPDSELAPYALFEMGKLRADAGDNEKAIETWVECLKTHPDPTLVQDAIARARRRLANLTVEGIGQKEVAFDRSKQARTSVEAMGGSAEEAARDRGD from the coding sequence ATGACGCGGCGCTGGTCGCGTTGGGCCTGCGTGCTCGCGGTGGGGGCGCTCGCCGTCACCGGGTGCCGCGACAAGCCGGTGGACCACATGCAGCGCGCCCGCGACGCCATCTTCGAGAAGCGTCCGGACGAAGCGCTGGTGGAGTACCGCAAGGCCTACGAGATGCTCCTGCGCGACGACTCCCCGGAGGCGCTGGTGATGCGCGCCCGGGCGCTCAAGGGCGCGGCGGACGTGTACTGGCTGGAGCAGCGCAAGGTGAAGGAGGCGGTGAGCGTCTACCGCCAGCTCATCCAGCAGTGCCCGGAGTCGCCGGAGGCGCTGGACGCGCGCATCATCCTGGCGGAGCTCCTGCGGGTGCACTACCGCGACCTGCGCGGCTCCATTGATCAGCTCACCGCCGCGCTGCACCGCAACCCGCCGCAGAGCGCGGAGCTGCAGTACCAGGTGGCCAAGACGTACTTCGAGCTCCAGGACTATCCGCAGTGCGAGCTGGAGGCGAAGAAGCTGCCGGAGCGCTTCGCCACCAGCCCCTACGTGGATGACGCGCTCTTCCTCCAGGCGCAGGCCCTGGCCATGGTGGAGGGCAAGCGGCAGGAGGCGCTGCGCACCTACGCGGACCTGCGCACGCGCTTCCCGGACTCGGAGCTGGCGCCGTACGCCCTCTTCGAGATGGGCAAGCTGCGCGCGGACGCGGGTGACAACGAGAAGGCCATCGAGACGTGGGTGGAGTGCCTGAAGACGCACCCCGACCCGACGCTCGTGCAGGACGCCATCGCGCGGGCGCGCCGCCGCCTGGCCAACCTCACGGTGGAGGGCATTGGCCAGAAGGAGGTGGCGTTCGACCGCAGCAAGCAGGCGCGCACCTCCGTGGAGGCCATGGGCGGCAGCGCCGAGGAGGCCGCCCGCGACCGCGGCGACTGA
- a CDS encoding SDR family NAD(P)-dependent oxidoreductase — translation MSLPSRPRAVVTGAGSGLGRALCEALAARQARVMVSDMNAASAEETARRVTEAGGEARVFPCDVTDPDAVEALARATDEAFGGVDLVVNNAGVATGGAVGTLPLSEWKRVLDVNLWGVIHGCHAFVPRLKKQGSGHVLNIASAAGLVYAPNLAAYNTSKAAVVALSETLYAELHPLGLGVTVACPTFFRTNIAAAAAPYSDAETRRLSTKLVDQSKIGPEWVAERLLKAVDRGAPHVLPMADARWFWRLRRLAPGLFLRGVIAVEKRVRQRSARVPG, via the coding sequence ATGAGCCTTCCCTCTCGTCCACGCGCGGTGGTGACGGGCGCCGGCAGCGGCCTTGGCCGTGCGCTGTGTGAAGCCCTGGCGGCCCGCCAGGCGCGGGTCATGGTGTCGGACATGAACGCGGCCAGCGCGGAGGAGACCGCCCGCCGCGTCACGGAAGCGGGCGGCGAGGCGCGCGTGTTCCCGTGCGACGTGACGGACCCGGACGCGGTGGAGGCGCTGGCGCGCGCCACGGACGAAGCGTTTGGCGGCGTGGACCTGGTGGTGAACAACGCGGGCGTCGCCACCGGCGGCGCGGTGGGCACGCTGCCCCTGTCCGAGTGGAAGCGCGTGCTGGACGTGAACCTGTGGGGCGTCATCCACGGCTGCCACGCGTTCGTGCCGCGCCTGAAGAAGCAGGGCTCCGGGCACGTGCTCAACATCGCGTCCGCGGCGGGGCTCGTCTACGCGCCGAACCTGGCGGCGTACAACACGTCCAAGGCCGCGGTCGTCGCGCTGTCGGAGACGCTCTACGCGGAGCTGCACCCGCTGGGGCTGGGCGTCACCGTGGCGTGCCCCACTTTCTTCCGCACGAACATCGCCGCCGCGGCGGCGCCCTACTCGGACGCGGAGACGCGCCGCCTGAGCACGAAGCTGGTGGACCAGTCGAAGATTGGACCGGAGTGGGTCGCCGAGCGGCTGCTCAAGGCGGTGGACCGGGGCGCGCCGCACGTGCTGCCCATGGCGGACGCGCGTTGGTTCTGGCGCCTGCGCCGGCTGGCGCCCGGGCTGTTCCTCCGGGGCGTCATCGCGGTGGAGAAGCGCGTGCGCCAGCGCTCCGCGCGCGTCCCCGGCTGA
- a CDS encoding HAD family hydrolase, with protein MNQDLEALKARVARLSVMIFDIDGTLTDGRIFWVPNSGWTQMYSVRDGMGIKRLQEVGIEVAAISGGDSLSAQMRMQSLGLRHVHFGSQDKVAHFEKLLGILNVSAEHCGYMGDEVVDLPLLKAVGFSATVPEAPDEVRAQVHYVAQRAAGFGAAREVCEFILKHRARSAP; from the coding sequence ATGAACCAGGACCTGGAGGCGCTCAAGGCGCGCGTGGCGCGGCTGTCGGTGATGATCTTCGACATCGACGGCACGCTCACCGACGGCCGCATCTTCTGGGTGCCCAACTCCGGCTGGACGCAGATGTACAGCGTGCGCGACGGCATGGGCATCAAGCGCCTGCAGGAGGTGGGCATCGAGGTGGCCGCCATCTCCGGCGGCGACAGCCTCTCCGCGCAGATGCGCATGCAGTCGCTGGGCTTGCGCCACGTGCACTTCGGCAGTCAGGACAAGGTGGCGCACTTCGAGAAGCTGCTCGGCATCCTCAACGTGTCCGCGGAGCACTGCGGCTACATGGGTGACGAAGTGGTGGACCTGCCGCTGCTCAAGGCGGTGGGCTTCTCCGCCACCGTGCCGGAGGCGCCGGACGAGGTGCGCGCGCAGGTGCACTACGTGGCCCAACGCGCCGCGGGCTTCGGCGCCGCGCGCGAGGTGTGCGAGTTCATCCTGAAGCACCGGGCGCGCTCCGCGCCCTGA
- a CDS encoding MXAN_5187 C-terminal domain-containing protein, translated as MPPPDNARPAAKNGGRPAQQDASSSSEAALHECEEMEAAIAELRNSYEQYFMGMERQAPIRAHEDLKKRMMKLKGAFIRSTAVKFRVQSLHNKFLTYERLWTRTLQEIEDGTYRRDLAKARRRAEKKKPGASAGQKGVVELPEEIDDMDFEEIEELAGRRPINEPKLASEYLAEQQTTSGGTPFRGTPAVAPAAAQPAVAPVTIPPVGAPRGTPAGLVPPKQGVPAVSPVSGLPSIAPVGGTPQKGTPAVGTSKLPSVTPAVPPGMAAKAPAATQPARPTAPAAAAPRPAAAGPNGGMSDDKLRAVYDAYVTAKRRCQEDTSKLSYESVAATLRKQVPELLKQHNAKAVEFKVVIKDGKASLKAVPK; from the coding sequence ATGCCGCCGCCCGACAACGCCCGGCCCGCCGCCAAGAATGGGGGCCGGCCCGCGCAGCAGGACGCCAGTTCCTCCAGCGAAGCCGCCCTTCACGAATGTGAGGAGATGGAGGCGGCGATCGCGGAGCTGCGCAACAGCTACGAGCAGTACTTCATGGGCATGGAGCGCCAGGCGCCCATCCGCGCGCATGAGGACCTGAAGAAGCGGATGATGAAGCTCAAGGGGGCCTTCATCCGCAGCACGGCGGTGAAGTTCCGCGTGCAGAGCCTCCACAACAAGTTCCTCACCTACGAGCGGCTGTGGACGCGCACGCTCCAGGAGATTGAAGACGGCACCTACCGCCGCGACCTGGCCAAGGCCCGCCGTCGCGCGGAGAAGAAGAAGCCCGGCGCCAGCGCGGGCCAGAAGGGCGTGGTGGAGCTGCCGGAAGAAATCGACGACATGGACTTCGAGGAGATCGAAGAGCTCGCCGGCCGGCGCCCCATCAACGAGCCGAAGCTCGCCTCGGAGTACCTCGCGGAGCAGCAGACCACGTCGGGTGGCACGCCCTTCCGGGGGACTCCGGCGGTGGCGCCCGCGGCGGCGCAGCCGGCCGTGGCCCCCGTCACGATTCCTCCGGTGGGCGCGCCCCGGGGCACGCCCGCGGGGCTGGTGCCGCCGAAGCAGGGCGTGCCGGCGGTCTCTCCCGTGAGCGGGCTGCCGTCCATCGCGCCCGTGGGAGGCACGCCGCAGAAGGGGACTCCGGCGGTGGGGACGTCGAAGCTGCCCTCGGTGACGCCAGCGGTGCCTCCGGGCATGGCCGCGAAGGCTCCGGCCGCGACGCAGCCCGCGCGTCCTACGGCTCCCGCGGCGGCGGCGCCCCGTCCCGCGGCGGCGGGGCCCAACGGCGGCATGTCCGACGACAAGCTGCGCGCGGTGTACGACGCGTACGTCACCGCGAAGCGCCGCTGCCAGGAGGACACGTCCAAGCTGTCCTACGAGTCCGTGGCCGCCACGCTGCGCAAGCAGGTGCCGGAGCTGCTCAAGCAGCACAACGCGAAGGCCGTGGAGTTCAAGGTCGTCATCAAGGACGGCAAGGCCTCGCTCAAGGCCGTGCCCAAGTAG
- a CDS encoding prolipoprotein diacylglyceryl transferase, with protein sequence MLPVLLRLSFTTLWMQLLLYAAAVAVVASVAVNGWKGAPGPVDPKTDREGPATFQDKLLRAVGFAAVGGFLAYFGLKFALPADAFPGGHGEGIPLHTYGLLLALGFSTAVAVAGRLAQDEWRRVTLVPGRGWVDTEGPKKREQVMDLAFWVLVGGLVGSRVLFVLVNWQDYARDWTQAFSLGGGLVFYGGLIGAGLAAFLFARKHDLDFLRLADVCIPTVSLGQCLGRLGCFSAGCCWGDMAGSHSRLGVTFPGSGVAQDLFGRLGGASSLAFGSQAGDGRFVVEATGQVLHEWAPGAVRISDWVVQHGTTLPVYPTQLFESVGQLVLFVALLYARRFRRFHGHIFALWLMAYAVLRTTVELFRGDVERGTLHGLLESLGAQGLAGGVPLEAWYNVSTSQFISLCMFTFGALLMVRHRPAGGSAGLGPTPSAA encoded by the coding sequence ATGCTCCCCGTCCTGCTGCGCCTCTCCTTCACCACCCTGTGGATGCAGCTCTTGCTGTACGCCGCCGCGGTGGCGGTGGTGGCCTCGGTCGCCGTCAACGGCTGGAAGGGCGCGCCGGGGCCGGTGGACCCGAAGACGGACCGGGAGGGCCCCGCGACATTCCAGGACAAGCTGTTGCGCGCGGTGGGGTTCGCCGCGGTGGGCGGCTTCCTCGCGTACTTCGGCCTGAAGTTCGCGCTGCCCGCGGATGCGTTCCCCGGCGGCCATGGTGAGGGCATCCCGCTGCACACCTACGGTCTGCTCCTGGCCCTGGGCTTCTCCACCGCGGTGGCGGTGGCGGGCCGGCTGGCGCAGGACGAGTGGCGCCGCGTGACGCTCGTGCCGGGCCGGGGATGGGTGGACACCGAGGGCCCGAAGAAGCGCGAGCAGGTGATGGACCTGGCCTTCTGGGTGCTGGTGGGCGGGCTCGTGGGCAGCCGCGTGCTGTTCGTGCTGGTGAACTGGCAGGACTACGCGCGCGACTGGACGCAGGCCTTCTCCCTGGGCGGCGGGCTGGTGTTCTACGGCGGCCTGATTGGCGCGGGGCTGGCGGCGTTCCTGTTCGCCCGCAAGCACGACCTGGACTTCCTGCGGCTCGCGGACGTGTGCATCCCGACGGTGTCACTGGGGCAGTGCCTGGGACGTCTGGGGTGCTTCTCCGCCGGATGCTGCTGGGGCGACATGGCGGGGAGCCACTCGCGCCTGGGCGTCACCTTCCCGGGCTCCGGAGTGGCGCAGGACCTGTTCGGCCGGCTGGGGGGCGCTTCCAGCCTGGCGTTCGGCTCGCAGGCCGGGGACGGCCGCTTCGTGGTGGAGGCCACCGGGCAGGTGCTCCATGAGTGGGCGCCGGGCGCGGTGCGCATCTCCGACTGGGTGGTCCAGCACGGCACCACGTTGCCGGTGTACCCCACGCAGCTCTTCGAGTCGGTGGGGCAGCTGGTGCTCTTCGTGGCGCTGCTGTACGCGCGCCGCTTCCGCCGCTTCCACGGGCACATCTTCGCCCTGTGGCTGATGGCCTACGCCGTCCTGCGCACGACGGTGGAGCTGTTCCGGGGTGACGTGGAGCGCGGCACCCTGCACGGCCTGCTGGAGTCCCTGGGGGCCCAGGGGCTGGCCGGGGGGGTGCCCCTGGAGGCCTGGTACAACGTGTCCACCAGCCAGTTCATCTCCCTGTGCATGTTCACCTTCGGTGCGCTGCTGATGGTCCGCCACCGACCGGCGGGTGGGTCCGCGGGCCTGGGGCCCACACCGTCGGCGGCCTGA
- the lspA gene encoding signal peptidase II: protein MPRKYAILLALTLGVIVLDQWTKYLVVRDLTTRFDGLPTLSERLGAFYSPAEAPGFRGLHFQPRTHVEVLENFFRIRYAENPGAAWGLFRDLPPHLRGPLFHLVSLGAVLLIVFYFRKLSGTDPAEVWALWGLPLVLGGALGNYIDRVARAFVIDFLEAHWYDKAAWPSFNVADMAICIGVGMLVVDAFVRKEKPKASAPAQAS, encoded by the coding sequence GTGCCGCGCAAATACGCCATCCTCCTCGCCCTCACGCTGGGCGTCATCGTGCTGGACCAGTGGACGAAGTACCTGGTCGTGCGCGACCTCACCACCCGCTTCGACGGGCTCCCCACGCTGTCGGAGCGGCTGGGCGCGTTCTACTCGCCCGCGGAGGCCCCGGGCTTCCGGGGCCTGCACTTCCAGCCGCGCACGCATGTGGAGGTGTTGGAGAACTTCTTCCGCATCCGCTACGCGGAGAACCCGGGCGCGGCGTGGGGCCTGTTCCGCGACCTGCCGCCCCACCTGCGCGGCCCGCTCTTCCACCTGGTGAGCCTGGGCGCGGTGCTGCTCATCGTCTTCTACTTCCGGAAGCTGTCCGGCACGGACCCCGCGGAGGTGTGGGCGCTGTGGGGCCTGCCGCTGGTGCTGGGCGGCGCGCTGGGCAACTACATCGACCGCGTGGCGCGGGCCTTCGTCATCGATTTCCTGGAGGCCCATTGGTACGACAAGGCCGCGTGGCCGTCGTTCAACGTCGCGGACATGGCCATCTGCATCGGCGTGGGCATGCTCGTGGTGGACGCCTTCGTGCGCAAGGAGAAGCCCAAGGCCTCCGCCCCCGCGCAGGCCTCCTGA
- the lspA gene encoding signal peptidase II has protein sequence MKASLRLLLVVVLAVLAADQVTKYLAVSRLTEALDGREGLARVSGFLSERNLDNDPPEEGVFRKNTRPYRFIEDYWHFRYVENPGAAWGMFSNLPETARKAFFHVVSLAALGFILVLYRRTEPSQKAVRVALALITGGALGNFVDRLIRGYVIDFIDWHWRNQPGMRWPTFNVADAAICVGVALMLLDSLRRPAPVASPTLTQGSSPQP, from the coding sequence ATGAAAGCCTCCTTGCGCCTCCTCCTCGTGGTGGTCCTCGCCGTGCTGGCGGCGGATCAGGTGACGAAGTACCTGGCCGTGTCCCGGCTGACGGAAGCGCTGGATGGGCGCGAGGGCCTCGCTCGCGTGTCCGGCTTCCTGAGCGAGCGGAACCTGGACAACGACCCTCCGGAGGAGGGCGTGTTCCGCAAGAACACGCGGCCGTACCGCTTCATCGAGGACTACTGGCACTTCCGCTACGTGGAGAACCCGGGCGCGGCGTGGGGCATGTTCTCCAACCTGCCGGAGACCGCGCGCAAGGCGTTCTTCCACGTGGTGAGCCTGGCGGCGCTGGGGTTCATCCTGGTGCTGTACCGGCGCACGGAGCCGTCGCAGAAGGCGGTGCGCGTGGCGCTGGCGCTCATCACCGGCGGCGCGCTGGGCAACTTCGTGGACCGGCTCATCCGGGGCTACGTCATCGACTTCATCGACTGGCACTGGCGCAACCAGCCGGGCATGCGCTGGCCCACGTTCAACGTGGCGGACGCGGCCATCTGCGTGGGCGTGGCGCTGATGCTGCTGGACTCGCTGCGCCGGCCGGCGCCCGTGGCCTCGCCGACGCTCACCCAGGGCAGCAGCCCTCAGCCGTGA
- a CDS encoding endonuclease/exonuclease/phosphatase family protein: MATKFPPFLRPFLALGFLALACGEGNEPIAPPDSGTTIDAGTRTDAGTTVDAGNPTDDAGTSEDAGSDVDTGPDDAGTEVDAGSADDAGTSTDAGTETDAGSSVDAGTDAGTTDDAGTVDAGSPADGGSGDAGSIGETDSDGGYTQIRLMAANLTSGNGQNYDPGHGIRLMQGVKPDVVMIQEFNYKSNSAADMRAMVDTTFGPGFYYYRETGAQIPNGVISRYPIIESGEWTDSKVSNRDFAWARIDIPGPRDLWAVSVHLLTTSAGNRSAEATQLVGYIKSKVPEGDYLAIGGDFNTDSRSEACLTTFKQVVDTAGPYPADKNGKDGTNSARSKPYDHVLVDSDLRKYQVPTVVGTSTFSNGLVLDSRVYTPLSDISPALSSDSGAASMQHMGVVKTFVTPNF, from the coding sequence ATGGCAACAAAGTTCCCCCCGTTCCTCCGTCCCTTCCTGGCGTTGGGCTTCCTGGCCCTCGCCTGCGGTGAGGGTAACGAGCCCATCGCGCCTCCGGACTCGGGGACCACGATTGATGCCGGGACCCGCACCGATGCGGGCACCACCGTCGACGCGGGGAATCCCACGGACGACGCGGGCACCTCCGAGGATGCCGGATCCGATGTGGACACGGGTCCCGATGATGCGGGCACCGAGGTGGATGCGGGCTCGGCGGACGACGCGGGCACCTCCACCGATGCCGGGACCGAGACGGACGCGGGCTCGTCCGTGGACGCGGGCACCGATGCGGGCACGACGGACGACGCGGGCACCGTGGACGCGGGCTCTCCGGCCGACGGTGGCTCCGGCGACGCGGGTTCGATTGGCGAGACGGATTCCGACGGTGGCTACACGCAGATCCGCCTGATGGCCGCCAACCTCACCAGCGGCAACGGCCAGAACTACGACCCGGGCCACGGCATCCGGCTGATGCAGGGCGTGAAGCCCGACGTCGTGATGATCCAGGAGTTCAACTACAAGTCGAACTCCGCCGCGGACATGCGCGCCATGGTCGATACGACCTTCGGCCCGGGCTTCTACTACTACCGCGAGACCGGCGCGCAGATCCCCAACGGCGTCATCAGCCGCTACCCCATCATCGAGTCGGGCGAGTGGACGGACAGCAAGGTCTCCAACCGCGACTTCGCCTGGGCCCGCATCGACATCCCCGGACCGCGCGACCTCTGGGCCGTCAGCGTCCACCTGCTCACCACCAGCGCCGGCAACCGCTCCGCGGAAGCCACCCAGCTCGTGGGCTACATCAAGAGCAAGGTCCCCGAAGGCGACTACCTGGCCATCGGCGGCGACTTCAACACCGACTCCCGCTCCGAGGCGTGCTTGACCACCTTCAAGCAGGTGGTCGACACCGCGGGCCCGTACCCCGCGGACAAGAACGGCAAGGACGGCACCAACTCCGCCCGCTCCAAGCCCTATGACCACGTGCTCGTGGACTCCGACCTGCGCAAGTATCAGGTGCCCACCGTCGTCGGGACCAGCACCTTCAGCAACGGCCTGGTGCTCGACAGCCGCGTCTACACGCCCCTGTCGGACATCTCCCCGGCGCTCAGCTCCGACAGCGGCGCCGCCAGCATGCAGCACATGGGCGTCGTGAAGACGTTCGTCACGCCCAACTTCTAG